A window of the Pseudomonas fluorescens genome harbors these coding sequences:
- the fabB gene encoding beta-ketoacyl-ACP synthase I yields the protein MRRVVITGLGIVSCLGNDKETVSANLRASRPGIRFNPEYAEMGLRSQVSGSIDLNLEELIDRKIYRFVGHAAAYAYLAMKDAIADSGLTEEQVSNPRTGLIAGSGGASTLNQMEALDILREKGVKRVGPYRVTRTMSSTVSACLATPFKIKGLNYSIASACATSAHCIGTAMEQIQMGKQDIVFAGGGEEEHWSQSFLFDAMGALSSKRNDTPEQASRAYDADRDGFVIAGGGGMVVVEELEHALARGAKIYAEIVGYGATSDGYDMVAPSGEGAIRCMQQALSTVDTPIDYLNTHGTSTPVGDVAEMKGVREVFGDKAPAISSTKSLSGHSLGAAGVHEAIYCMLMMEGNFIAGSANIDELDTEVADLPVLTKTRENATINTVMSNSFGFGGTNATLVLKRWEGK from the coding sequence ATGCGCCGCGTCGTTATCACTGGTCTGGGCATCGTTTCGTGCCTGGGCAATGACAAAGAGACCGTCTCCGCTAACCTGCGTGCAAGCCGCCCTGGCATCCGGTTCAACCCGGAATATGCCGAAATGGGTCTGCGTAGCCAGGTTTCCGGCTCCATCGACCTCAACCTTGAAGAGCTGATCGATCGCAAGATCTATCGCTTCGTCGGCCACGCAGCGGCTTACGCCTACCTGGCCATGAAAGACGCCATCGCCGACTCCGGTCTGACCGAAGAGCAGGTGTCCAACCCGCGTACCGGCCTGATCGCAGGTTCCGGCGGCGCGTCGACCCTGAACCAGATGGAAGCGCTGGACATCCTGCGCGAGAAAGGCGTCAAGCGCGTCGGCCCGTACCGTGTAACGCGGACCATGAGCAGCACCGTTTCGGCTTGCCTGGCCACGCCATTCAAGATCAAGGGCCTGAACTACTCCATCGCTTCTGCCTGCGCCACCAGTGCTCACTGCATCGGTACCGCCATGGAACAGATCCAGATGGGCAAGCAGGACATCGTGTTCGCCGGTGGCGGTGAAGAGGAGCACTGGAGCCAGTCGTTCCTGTTCGACGCAATGGGCGCTCTGTCCAGCAAGCGTAACGACACCCCGGAACAAGCCTCCCGCGCCTACGACGCCGACCGTGACGGTTTCGTCATCGCCGGCGGTGGCGGCATGGTCGTGGTCGAGGAGCTGGAACACGCTCTGGCCCGTGGCGCGAAGATCTACGCCGAAATCGTTGGCTACGGCGCGACCTCCGACGGCTACGACATGGTGGCTCCAAGCGGCGAAGGCGCAATCCGCTGCATGCAGCAGGCGCTGTCCACCGTCGACACCCCGATCGACTACCTGAACACCCACGGCACTTCGACTCCGGTCGGCGACGTCGCGGAAATGAAAGGTGTGCGTGAAGTGTTCGGTGACAAGGCCCCGGCCATCAGCTCCACCAAGAGCCTGTCGGGTCACTCCCTGGGCGCCGCCGGCGTTCACGAAGCGATCTACTGCATGCTGATGATGGAAGGCAACTTCATCGCCGGTTCCGCCAACATCGACGAACTGGACACTGAAGTGGCCGATCTGCCGGTGCTGACCAAGACCCGCGAGAACGCCACCATCAACACCGTGATGAGCAACAGCTTCGGCTTCGGTGGCACCAACGCCACCCTCGTGCTGAAGCGTTGGGAAGGCAAGTAA
- a CDS encoding DUF2058 domain-containing protein: MSLSLRDQLLKAGLVNQKQAKQVSKDKQKQQRLAHKGQIELDDSQQRAAQEAQAEKVKRDQELNRQQQEKAEAKARAAQVKQLIEVSRLPKLTTEDYYNFVDDKKVKRISVNTLMRNKLSSGSLAIVHHAGGYEVIPREAALKIQERDPQRIVQLNEKVEEVNAEDDPYAAYVIPDDLMW; encoded by the coding sequence ATGAGCCTTTCCCTTCGCGACCAGTTGCTCAAAGCAGGGCTGGTCAACCAAAAGCAGGCCAAACAGGTCAGCAAAGACAAGCAGAAACAACAGCGTCTGGCCCACAAGGGCCAGATCGAACTGGATGACTCCCAGCAGCGTGCTGCCCAGGAAGCCCAGGCCGAGAAGGTCAAGCGCGACCAGGAGCTGAACCGTCAGCAGCAGGAGAAGGCCGAGGCCAAAGCCCGCGCCGCCCAGGTCAAGCAGTTGATCGAAGTCTCGCGTCTGCCGAAGCTGACGACCGAGGACTACTACAACTTCGTCGACGACAAGAAGGTCAAGCGCATCTCCGTCAACACGCTGATGCGCAACAAGCTCAGCAGCGGTTCGCTGGCGATCGTGCACCATGCCGGCGGCTATGAAGTGATTCCTCGTGAGGCGGCCCTGAAGATTCAGGAGCGCGATCCTCAGCGCATCGTGCAGCTCAACGAGAAGGTCGAAGAGGTCAATGCCGAGGACGATCCGTACGCGGCTTATGTGATCCCTGATGATCTGATGTGGTAA
- the mazG gene encoding nucleoside triphosphate pyrophosphohydrolase, which produces MYSLEDLLHLMNRLRDPQYGCPWDIKQTYATIVPHTLEEAYEVADAIERGDFDHLQGELGDLLFQVVYYSQLAREEGRFEFAGVVDSITRKLIRRHPHVFPTGDLYAPLDVPRLNEEQVKQRWEEIKAEERAEKSAEPQQLSLLDDVPAALPALSRSAKLQKRAGQVGFDWPDALPVLDKVREELDEVLEAMSENDPQAVADEIGDLLFSVVNLARHLKVDPETALRGANGKFERRFRFIEQALRDTHRPMEDCTLEELDALWGEAKRQEKNLPSCG; this is translated from the coding sequence ATCTACAGCCTTGAAGACCTGTTGCACCTGATGAACCGTCTGCGCGACCCGCAGTACGGTTGCCCGTGGGACATCAAGCAGACTTACGCGACCATCGTCCCGCACACCCTTGAAGAGGCCTACGAAGTCGCCGACGCCATCGAGCGCGGCGACTTCGACCACTTGCAAGGCGAGCTGGGCGATCTGCTGTTTCAGGTGGTGTATTACAGCCAGCTGGCGCGGGAAGAAGGGCGGTTCGAATTCGCCGGGGTGGTCGACAGCATCACCCGCAAGCTGATTCGTCGCCATCCGCACGTATTCCCCACCGGCGATCTGTATGCGCCGCTGGATGTACCGCGTCTGAACGAAGAGCAGGTCAAGCAGCGCTGGGAGGAGATCAAGGCCGAAGAGCGCGCCGAGAAATCCGCCGAGCCGCAGCAACTGTCACTGCTCGACGATGTGCCGGCCGCGTTGCCGGCGTTGTCCCGCTCGGCCAAGTTGCAGAAGCGCGCAGGTCAGGTCGGTTTCGACTGGCCAGATGCGTTGCCGGTGCTGGACAAGGTCCGCGAAGAGCTCGATGAAGTGCTCGAAGCCATGTCCGAAAATGACCCGCAAGCGGTGGCCGACGAAATTGGCGACCTGCTGTTTTCCGTGGTCAATCTGGCCCGGCATCTGAAGGTCGATCCGGAAACTGCACTGCGTGGCGCCAACGGCAAGTTCGAACGACGTTTCCGTTTTATCGAACAGGCATTGCGCGACACCCACCGCCCCATGGAAGATTGCACCCTCGAAGAGTTGGACGCCCTGTGGGGCGAAGCCAAACGTCAGGAAAAGAATTTGCCCAGCTGCGGCTGA
- the relA gene encoding GTP diphosphokinase, translating into MVQVRAHQPINTDGSINLEAWLDHAVSVDLALDREALKEACEYARQAEQQSNAAKNLWSEGSGSFSTGLEIAEILADLKLDQDSLVAAVLYRGVREGQIELAAVSQRFGPVVAKLIDGVLRMAAISASLSPRQSMVLGTQGQVENLRKMLVAMVDDVRVALIKLAERTCAIRAVKTADDEKRNRVAREVFDIYAPLAHRLGIGHIKWELEDLSFRYLEPDQYKQIAKLLHERRLDRERFIADVMTQLKDELQATGVEADISGRAKHIYSIWRKMQRKGLEFSQIYDVRAVRVLVPEMRDCYTALGIVHTLWRHIPKEFDDYIANPKENGYRSLHTAVIGPEGKVLEVQIRTHSMHEEAELGVCAHWRYKGTDVKSGSNHYEEKISWLRQVLEWHEELGDIGGLAEQLRVDIEPDRVYIFTPDGHAIDLPKGATPLDFAYRVHTEIGHNCRGAKINGRIVPLNYSLQTGEQVEIITSKHGTPSRDWLNPNLGYVTTSRARAKIVHWFKLQARDQNVAAGKTLLERELNRLGLPAVDFDKLADKANMKTAEDMFAALGAGDLRLAQLVNLAQQLVEPERGNEQLELIPRKATGYKPGKRGDIQIQGVGNLMTQMAGCCQPLPGDAIVGYITQGRGVSIHRQDCASVLQLAGREPERIIQVSWGPVPVLTYPVDIVIRAYDRSGLLRDVSQVLLNERINVLAVNTRSNKEDNTALMSLTIEIPGLDALGRLLGRISQLPNIIETRRNRTP; encoded by the coding sequence ATGGTACAGGTGAGAGCACACCAGCCGATCAACACTGACGGCAGTATCAATCTCGAGGCTTGGCTCGATCATGCGGTCAGTGTCGATCTGGCACTGGATCGCGAAGCCTTGAAAGAGGCCTGCGAGTACGCTCGCCAGGCCGAGCAACAGTCCAATGCGGCGAAGAATCTCTGGTCCGAAGGCAGCGGCAGTTTCAGCACGGGCCTCGAGATCGCCGAGATCCTCGCCGACCTCAAGCTCGATCAGGATTCGCTGGTGGCTGCGGTTCTCTATCGCGGCGTGCGCGAAGGCCAGATCGAACTTGCGGCGGTCAGCCAGCGCTTCGGCCCGGTGGTCGCCAAGCTGATCGACGGCGTGCTGCGCATGGCGGCGATCAGTGCCAGCCTCAGCCCTCGCCAGTCGATGGTCCTCGGCACCCAGGGCCAGGTGGAAAACCTGCGCAAGATGCTGGTGGCGATGGTCGACGACGTGCGTGTCGCGCTGATCAAACTCGCCGAACGTACCTGCGCGATCCGCGCGGTGAAAACCGCCGACGACGAAAAACGTAACCGGGTCGCCCGGGAAGTGTTCGATATCTATGCGCCGCTCGCGCATCGACTCGGCATCGGTCATATCAAATGGGAACTGGAGGACTTGTCCTTCCGTTATCTGGAACCCGATCAATACAAACAGATCGCCAAGCTGCTGCACGAGCGGCGGCTGGACCGCGAGCGTTTCATCGCCGACGTGATGACCCAGCTCAAGGACGAATTGCAGGCCACCGGCGTCGAGGCCGACATCAGCGGCCGGGCCAAACACATCTATTCGATCTGGCGCAAAATGCAGCGCAAGGGTCTGGAATTCAGCCAGATCTACGACGTGCGTGCGGTGCGCGTGCTGGTGCCGGAAATGCGCGACTGTTATACCGCGCTCGGCATCGTCCACACCCTGTGGCGACACATCCCGAAAGAGTTCGACGACTACATCGCCAACCCGAAAGAGAACGGCTACCGCTCGCTGCACACGGCGGTGATCGGTCCGGAAGGCAAGGTGCTGGAAGTCCAGATCCGGACCCATTCGATGCACGAAGAAGCCGAGCTCGGTGTCTGCGCGCACTGGCGCTACAAGGGCACCGACGTCAAGTCCGGCTCGAACCACTACGAAGAGAAAATCTCCTGGCTGCGTCAGGTCCTCGAGTGGCACGAAGAGCTGGGCGACATCGGTGGTCTGGCCGAACAGCTGCGGGTCGATATCGAGCCGGACCGGGTCTATATCTTCACCCCGGACGGTCACGCCATCGACTTGCCGAAGGGCGCGACGCCGCTGGACTTCGCCTACCGCGTGCACACCGAGATCGGGCACAACTGCCGTGGCGCGAAGATCAACGGGCGTATCGTTCCGCTCAACTACAGCCTGCAGACCGGCGAGCAGGTCGAGATCATCACCAGCAAGCACGGCACCCCGAGCCGTGACTGGCTGAACCCGAACCTCGGCTACGTCACCACGTCGCGGGCGCGGGCGAAGATCGTGCACTGGTTCAAGCTGCAGGCACGCGATCAGAACGTCGCGGCTGGCAAAACCCTGCTCGAGCGCGAACTCAATCGCCTCGGCCTGCCGGCGGTGGATTTCGACAAGCTGGCCGACAAGGCCAACATGAAAACCGCCGAAGACATGTTCGCCGCCCTCGGGGCCGGCGACCTGCGTCTGGCGCAACTGGTGAATCTGGCGCAGCAACTGGTCGAGCCGGAGCGCGGCAACGAACAGCTGGAACTGATTCCGCGCAAGGCGACCGGCTACAAACCGGGCAAGCGCGGCGACATTCAGATCCAGGGCGTCGGCAACCTGATGACCCAGATGGCCGGCTGCTGCCAGCCGTTGCCGGGCGATGCGATCGTCGGTTACATCACTCAAGGCCGTGGCGTGAGCATTCACCGTCAGGACTGCGCCTCGGTGCTGCAACTGGCCGGGCGCGAGCCGGAGCGTATCATCCAGGTCAGCTGGGGCCCGGTGCCGGTGCTCACCTATCCGGTGGACATCGTCATCCGTGCCTACGACCGTTCCGGTCTGTTGCGTGACGTCTCGCAGGTGCTGCTCAACGAGCGGATCAACGTGCTGGCGGTCAACACCCGCTCGAACAAGGAGGACAACACCGCGCTGATGTCCCTGACCATCGAGATTCCGGGTCTGGACGCGCTGGGGCGGTTGCTGGGGCGGATTTCCCAGTTGCCGAACATCATCGAAACGCGGCGTAACCGGACTCCATGA
- the rlmD gene encoding 23S rRNA (uracil(1939)-C(5))-methyltransferase RlmD, protein MAKHERGLRFQPTGGSKAPQIPTGKKQRLSIERLANDGRGIAFFEGKTWFVLGALAGEEVEARVLGAHGKVVEARTERVFTASELRRPAPCQHAGRCGGCSVQHLPHNEQLALKQRMLAEQLSRVAGAEPEEWAAPLTGPEFGYRRRARIAVRWDSKAKKLEVGFRAAGSQDIVAISECPVLVQPLQPIMTRLPEMLRRLSKPQALGHVELFSGSSLAVLLRHMAPLSEADLTILKDFCAFHEAQLWLHGEGEPQPVDDAQSLGYRLEQWDLQLAYRPGDFIQVNAGVNEAMVAQALDWLKPTGDERVLDLFCGLGNFALPLAKAAREVVAVEGVQTMVDRAAANAASNNLHNTKFFQADLSQPLTDAQWIGNGFSAVLLDPPRDGAFEVVRKLATLGAERLVYVSCNPATLARDTVELIKQGYRLKRAGILDMFPQTAHVEAMALFEASQDGSSDPTGRP, encoded by the coding sequence ATGGCCAAGCACGAGAGAGGCCTGCGCTTCCAGCCCACCGGCGGCAGCAAGGCCCCGCAAATCCCGACCGGCAAAAAGCAGCGCTTGAGCATCGAGCGCCTGGCCAATGACGGTCGCGGCATCGCGTTTTTTGAAGGCAAGACCTGGTTCGTCCTCGGCGCCCTCGCCGGTGAAGAGGTCGAAGCGCGGGTGCTTGGCGCCCACGGCAAAGTGGTCGAGGCGCGCACCGAGCGCGTGTTCACCGCCAGTGAATTGCGTCGTCCCGCACCTTGCCAGCACGCCGGCCGCTGCGGCGGTTGCAGCGTTCAGCATCTGCCCCACAACGAACAGCTTGCCCTGAAACAGCGCATGCTTGCCGAGCAGTTGTCGCGAGTCGCCGGTGCCGAACCCGAGGAGTGGGCAGCGCCGTTGACCGGTCCCGAATTCGGTTATCGTCGCCGCGCCCGGATCGCCGTGCGCTGGGACAGCAAGGCCAAAAAGCTTGAAGTCGGTTTCCGCGCCGCCGGCAGCCAGGACATCGTCGCGATCAGCGAATGCCCGGTGCTGGTACAGCCCTTGCAGCCGATCATGACCCGCTTGCCGGAGATGCTTCGTCGCCTGAGCAAACCTCAGGCGCTGGGGCATGTCGAATTGTTCAGTGGCTCGTCACTCGCCGTTCTGCTGCGTCACATGGCGCCGCTGTCCGAGGCCGACCTGACGATCCTCAAGGATTTCTGCGCGTTCCATGAAGCGCAGCTCTGGCTGCATGGCGAAGGCGAACCGCAGCCGGTGGATGATGCGCAGTCGCTCGGCTATCGCCTGGAACAATGGGATCTGCAACTGGCCTACCGGCCGGGGGATTTCATCCAGGTCAACGCCGGAGTCAACGAGGCCATGGTCGCCCAGGCGCTGGACTGGTTGAAACCGACAGGCGATGAGCGCGTGCTCGACCTGTTTTGCGGTTTGGGCAATTTTGCCCTGCCGCTGGCGAAAGCTGCGCGTGAAGTGGTGGCGGTCGAAGGCGTGCAGACCATGGTCGATCGCGCGGCGGCAAATGCCGCTAGCAACAATTTGCATAACACAAAGTTTTTTCAGGCCGATTTATCCCAGCCTTTGACCGATGCCCAGTGGATCGGAAACGGCTTTTCTGCGGTACTCTTGGACCCACCGCGCGACGGTGCTTTCGAGGTGGTGCGCAAGCTGGCGACCCTGGGCGCCGAGCGGTTGGTGTACGTGTCGTGCAACCCTGCAACTCTGGCGCGCGATACGGTCGAATTGATCAAGCAGGGCTACCGGTTAAAACGTGCCGGGATTCTCGATATGTTTCCTCAGACGGCACATGTCGAGGCCATGGCGTTATTTGAAGCGAGCCAGGATGGCTCGTCTGATCCGACTGGTCGTCCGTAG
- the cysM gene encoding cysteine synthase CysM has protein sequence MTLQYPTIADCVGNTPLVRLQRLPGVTSNTLLLKLEGNNPAGSVKDRPALSMITRAELRGQIHEGDTLIEATSGNTGIALAMAAAIKGYKMILIMPDNSSAERKAAMTAYGAELILVSQEEGMEGARDLAQRMEAEGRGKVLDQFANGDNPEAHYTTTGPEIWRQTQGSITHFVSSMGTTGTIMGVSRYLKEQNDNVQIVGLQPMEGSAIPGIRRWPQEYLPKIYQAERVDRIVDMAQSEAEDVTRRLAREEGIFCGVSSGGAVAAMLRLSKEVENAVIVAIICDRGDRYLSTGIFDAPN, from the coding sequence ATGACCTTGCAGTACCCAACCATCGCCGATTGCGTCGGCAACACGCCGCTGGTGCGTTTGCAGCGCCTGCCCGGTGTCACCAGCAACACCCTTTTGCTCAAGCTCGAAGGGAACAACCCGGCGGGTTCGGTCAAGGATCGTCCGGCGCTGTCGATGATCACCCGTGCCGAGTTGCGCGGGCAGATCCACGAAGGCGATACGCTGATCGAAGCCACCTCGGGCAATACCGGGATCGCCCTGGCGATGGCCGCCGCGATCAAGGGTTACAAGATGATCCTGATCATGCCGGACAACTCCAGTGCCGAGCGTAAAGCGGCGATGACCGCGTACGGCGCGGAGCTGATTCTGGTCAGCCAGGAAGAGGGCATGGAAGGCGCTCGCGATCTCGCCCAGCGGATGGAAGCCGAAGGCCGTGGCAAGGTGCTGGATCAGTTCGCCAACGGCGACAATCCTGAAGCGCACTACACCACCACCGGCCCGGAAATCTGGCGTCAGACCCAGGGCTCCATTACCCATTTCGTCAGCTCCATGGGCACCACCGGCACCATCATGGGCGTGTCGCGCTACCTCAAGGAGCAGAACGACAACGTGCAGATCGTCGGCCTGCAACCGATGGAAGGCTCGGCCATTCCCGGCATCCGCCGCTGGCCGCAGGAATACCTGCCGAAGATCTATCAGGCCGAGCGCGTCGATCGTATAGTCGACATGGCGCAAAGCGAAGCCGAAGACGTCACCCGGCGTCTGGCCCGCGAAGAAGGCATCTTCTGTGGCGTGTCCTCGGGCGGTGCGGTGGCAGCGATGCTGCGCCTGTCCAAAGAAGTTGAAAACGCGGTGATCGTCGCGATCATCTGCGACCGTGGCGACCGTTACCTGTCGACCGGCATTTTCGACGCGCCCAACTGA
- a CDS encoding sensor histidine kinase, whose translation MKVSDLPGRHSLFWKLACLLVAFCLLMIWLSWSWGRYMEQRNQFLSDDARRTLSRYAAEAERAWQQGERDGIDSWLRSMELREAGWVGVIGGNLQSLGSQPFSAQELQHLTFLRGLDWPIHKKGRPWLRVPFPTDPTAGSLVIELPERFLPGKYRVFWRVITNGVIPGLFTLLLCVGLYRLLVVPLNNLREQANAWRVDQLNVRLSSGITQRPDELGELARAFDSMSERLQSTVALQQQLLRDLSHELRTPLSRLRVASESEQQLQPLRERIGREVDVMQRLVEDTLQLAWLDTERAPLPDEAIQIQALWEMLTENACYESCCPVGQLQCGVEASCWVRGNLNTLAQALENILRNAIRHSPPGGIVRLDGRRDGDYWHLWLEDEGGGVDEADLERIFSPFIRLDGSRPGDGGFGLGLSIARNAVQRQGGALWAENGPSGLRLNLRLVADDSAVAPDSFAGKPAPTVDMTRPQIV comes from the coding sequence ATGAAAGTGTCTGACCTGCCGGGCCGGCACTCGCTGTTCTGGAAACTCGCCTGCCTGCTGGTGGCGTTCTGTCTGCTGATGATCTGGCTGAGCTGGTCCTGGGGCCGGTACATGGAACAGCGCAATCAGTTCCTCTCCGATGACGCCCGTCGCACTCTGAGCCGTTATGCCGCCGAGGCCGAGCGCGCGTGGCAGCAGGGCGAACGCGATGGCATCGATAGCTGGCTGCGAAGCATGGAGCTGCGCGAGGCCGGCTGGGTCGGCGTGATCGGCGGCAACCTTCAGTCGCTGGGCAGTCAACCGTTCAGCGCTCAGGAGCTTCAGCACCTGACCTTCCTGCGAGGCCTTGACTGGCCGATTCACAAAAAGGGCCGACCGTGGCTGCGGGTACCGTTCCCCACTGACCCGACTGCCGGCAGTCTGGTCATCGAGTTGCCCGAGCGATTCCTGCCGGGAAAATACCGGGTGTTCTGGCGGGTCATCACCAACGGTGTGATTCCCGGCCTGTTCACCCTGCTGCTGTGCGTCGGCCTGTATCGCCTGCTGGTGGTGCCGCTGAACAATCTGCGCGAGCAGGCCAATGCGTGGCGCGTCGATCAACTGAATGTGCGGCTGTCGAGCGGCATCACCCAGCGCCCCGATGAACTCGGTGAACTGGCCCGCGCCTTCGACTCGATGTCCGAACGCCTGCAATCCACCGTGGCCCTGCAACAGCAACTGCTGCGCGACCTGTCCCACGAACTGCGCACGCCCCTGAGCCGGTTGCGGGTCGCCAGCGAAAGCGAGCAGCAGCTGCAACCGTTGCGCGAGCGCATCGGTCGCGAAGTCGACGTGATGCAGCGGCTGGTGGAAGACACCCTGCAACTGGCCTGGCTCGACACCGAGCGCGCACCGTTGCCGGATGAAGCGATCCAGATTCAGGCGCTGTGGGAAATGCTCACGGAAAACGCCTGCTACGAAAGCTGCTGCCCGGTCGGGCAGTTGCAGTGCGGTGTTGAAGCTTCCTGCTGGGTACGCGGCAATCTCAACACCCTGGCCCAGGCCCTGGAAAACATTCTGCGCAACGCCATTCGCCATTCGCCACCGGGCGGCATCGTGCGGCTCGATGGTCGACGGGATGGCGATTACTGGCACCTGTGGCTGGAGGACGAGGGCGGCGGCGTGGACGAAGCGGATCTTGAGCGGATCTTCTCGCCCTTCATCCGCCTCGACGGCTCGCGGCCGGGGGACGGTGGATTTGGTCTGGGACTGAGCATCGCGAGGAACGCGGTGCAACGCCAGGGCGGAGCCCTGTGGGCCGAGAATGGGCCATCGGGATTGCGCTTGAATCTGCGGTTGGTGGCGGATGACAGTGCTGTCGCTCCCGATTCCTTCGCTGGCAAGCCAGCTCCCACCGTGGACATGACTCGCCCGCAGATTGTGTGA
- a CDS encoding response regulator transcription factor, whose amino-acid sequence MTPVSIGQPRILSIEDDPVLGAYVHEQLGRSGFQVTWCQNGSEGLSIARRQPFDVVLMDILLPGLDGLNVLTQLRQSHSTPVLLMSALGAEADRISGFRLGADDYLPKPFSMAELHVRIEAILRRVALDRRPAAVTPVVPVGRLRFDDEQCEVFYLDQPAGLTRSEYRLLETLNRNDEEVLSKAFLYQHVLQRGYAAHDRSLDMHISQIRRKLKSVGYTEREVRTVWGKGYVLSAVDESV is encoded by the coding sequence ATGACTCCTGTCTCTATTGGCCAACCCCGCATTCTTTCCATCGAGGACGATCCTGTCCTCGGTGCCTATGTCCATGAACAACTGGGCCGCAGCGGCTTCCAGGTCACCTGGTGCCAGAACGGCAGCGAAGGCCTGAGCATCGCCCGACGCCAGCCGTTCGACGTGGTGTTGATGGACATTCTGTTGCCGGGGCTCGACGGATTGAACGTCCTGACCCAACTGCGTCAGAGCCATTCCACCCCAGTGCTGCTGATGTCAGCCCTCGGTGCCGAAGCCGACCGCATCAGCGGCTTCCGCCTCGGCGCCGACGACTATCTGCCCAAACCCTTCAGCATGGCCGAGCTGCATGTGCGGATCGAAGCGATCCTGCGCCGTGTCGCCCTCGACCGTCGCCCGGCTGCCGTCACCCCGGTGGTGCCGGTCGGCAGGCTGCGTTTCGACGACGAGCAGTGCGAGGTGTTCTATCTCGACCAGCCCGCCGGCCTGACCCGCAGCGAATACCGCCTGCTGGAAACCCTCAACCGCAACGACGAGGAAGTTCTGAGCAAGGCCTTCCTTTATCAGCACGTTCTTCAGCGCGGTTATGCGGCCCACGACCGCAGCCTCGACATGCACATCAGCCAGATCCGCCGCAAACTCAAGTCGGTCGGCTACACCGAGCGGGAAGTGCGCACGGTGTGGGGCAAGGGTTACGTCCTGAGTGCCGTCGATGAAAGTGTCTGA